A part of Flavobacteriaceae bacterium GSB9 genomic DNA contains:
- the purL gene encoding phosphoribosylformylglycinamidine synthase, with the protein MIHFFGNVTSKVFAVQTTKELSAETISKLTWLFGNQPKIEQASLDAFFVGPRAAMITPWSTNAVEITQNMGITDIIRIEEFKSVSEDFKDYDPMISEKFKGLNQDSFTINIQPEPILNIEDIAAYNEQEGLSLSDEEVEYLEGVANKIGRPLTDSEVFGFSQVNSEHCRHKIFNGTFVIDGEEKPTSLFKLIKETSKQNPNDIVSAYKDNVAFIKGPKVEQFAPKRADIPDFYATKDFDSVISLKAETHNFPTTVEPFNGAATGSGGEIRDRLAGGKGSIPLAGTAVYMTSYSRLEENRPWEKAFPERKWLYQTPMDILIKASNGASDFGNKFGQPLICGSVLTFEHEEDARKLGFDKVIMQAGGIGYGKTEQAIKDTPKAGDKIVILGGENYRIGMGGAAVSSADTGEFASGIELNAVQRSNPEMQKRAANAVRGMVESDKNYIVSIHDHGAGGHLNCLSELVEDTGGNIDLDKLPVGDPTLSDKEIIGNESQERMGLVIGDNHIDTLHKIADRERSPMYTVGDVTGDDRFTFQSKTKGNKPMDLAMEDMFGSSPKTIMTDHTIKRNYSDVAYNTDEFHNYLEQVLQLEAVACKDWLVNKVDRCVGGKVAKQQCAGPLQLPLNNVGVMALDFKGKEGIATSIGHSPISGLINPVAGSRNSITEALTNIIWAPLKDGIKSISLSANWMWPCKNEGEDARLYEAVEAVSKFAIDLGVNVPTGKDSLSMKQKYPNEEVISPGTVIISAAANCNDITKVVEPVFQKNAGSVYYINLSKDNFKLGGSSFAQILNKIGNDAPNVNDATYVKNVFNTIQNLIRNKYIVAGHDVASGGLITTLLEMCFADNNLGAELDLSKLNEKDSLKLLFAENAGIVIQAKDASIEKTLSEANIEFFNIGKVTESDTLSIINHTDVFTLTVSSLRDVWYKTSFLLDQKQTANGLAQNRFDNYKNQALQYTFPKHFTGKLPSIESNRPKAAILREKGSNSEREMANAMYLAGFDVKDVHMTDLISGRETLEDIQFLGAVGGFSNSDVLGSAKGWAGAIKYNEKANKAIQNFFEREDTLSVGICNGCQLFMELEEINPDHEIHGKMLHNDSQKHESSFTSVKIQENHSVMLSTLSGSTLGVWISHGEGKFNLPYSEERYHIVGKYGYKGYPHNPNGSDFNTAMMCDKTGRHLVTMPHIERSIFQWNWAHYPEGRKDEVSPWLEAFVNARKWIENK; encoded by the coding sequence ATGATTCATTTCTTTGGAAACGTAACCAGCAAAGTATTTGCTGTTCAAACAACAAAAGAATTATCGGCCGAAACTATTTCTAAATTAACATGGCTTTTTGGCAACCAGCCTAAAATTGAGCAAGCATCATTGGATGCTTTTTTTGTTGGCCCACGTGCTGCCATGATTACACCTTGGAGTACCAATGCAGTGGAAATCACGCAAAACATGGGTATTACTGATATTATTAGAATTGAAGAGTTTAAATCCGTTTCTGAAGATTTTAAGGATTACGACCCCATGATTTCGGAAAAATTTAAGGGTTTAAACCAGGATAGTTTTACTATCAACATTCAGCCCGAACCTATTTTAAACATTGAGGATATTGCGGCTTACAATGAGCAGGAAGGCTTATCGTTGAGTGATGAAGAGGTTGAATATTTGGAAGGTGTAGCCAATAAAATTGGTCGTCCGTTAACCGACTCTGAAGTTTTTGGATTTTCTCAAGTGAATAGTGAACACTGCCGTCACAAAATTTTTAATGGTACGTTTGTAATTGACGGTGAAGAAAAACCAACATCGCTTTTTAAACTAATTAAAGAAACATCAAAACAAAACCCTAATGATATTGTTTCGGCATATAAAGATAACGTCGCTTTTATAAAAGGCCCAAAAGTGGAACAATTTGCACCTAAACGTGCCGATATTCCCGACTTCTACGCGACTAAAGATTTCGATTCTGTGATTTCGCTTAAAGCGGAAACCCATAATTTCCCAACAACGGTAGAACCTTTTAATGGTGCTGCAACGGGTTCTGGCGGAGAAATTAGAGATAGATTGGCTGGCGGAAAAGGGTCTATCCCATTAGCTGGAACAGCGGTTTATATGACGTCGTACTCTCGTTTAGAAGAAAACCGTCCGTGGGAAAAAGCCTTTCCAGAACGCAAATGGCTGTACCAAACACCTATGGATATTCTGATAAAAGCCTCCAATGGCGCATCAGATTTTGGAAATAAGTTTGGACAACCACTTATTTGTGGTTCCGTTTTAACTTTTGAGCATGAAGAAGACGCTCGTAAATTAGGCTTCGACAAAGTGATTATGCAGGCTGGTGGCATTGGCTACGGAAAAACCGAGCAAGCCATAAAAGACACCCCAAAAGCTGGCGATAAAATAGTCATTCTTGGTGGTGAAAACTACCGCATTGGAATGGGGGGTGCCGCCGTGTCGAGTGCCGATACTGGCGAGTTTGCTTCAGGCATCGAATTGAATGCCGTTCAGCGTTCTAATCCAGAAATGCAAAAACGTGCTGCCAATGCTGTTCGCGGTATGGTAGAGAGTGACAAAAATTATATTGTTTCCATTCACGACCATGGTGCGGGCGGGCATTTAAACTGCCTTTCGGAATTGGTTGAAGATACTGGCGGTAACATCGACTTAGATAAATTACCCGTTGGCGACCCTACACTTTCCGATAAAGAAATTATTGGTAACGAATCACAAGAGCGAATGGGCTTGGTTATTGGTGACAACCACATTGATACACTACATAAAATTGCAGACCGCGAGCGTTCGCCCATGTACACTGTTGGTGATGTTACAGGCGACGACCGTTTTACGTTCCAGTCGAAAACCAAAGGCAACAAACCAATGGATTTAGCGATGGAAGATATGTTTGGCAGTTCGCCAAAAACGATAATGACTGACCATACCATAAAAAGAAACTACAGCGATGTGGCTTATAACACTGATGAGTTTCATAATTATTTAGAGCAAGTACTTCAACTTGAAGCCGTAGCTTGCAAAGACTGGTTGGTTAATAAAGTTGACCGATGCGTTGGCGGAAAAGTAGCCAAGCAACAATGCGCCGGACCGTTACAATTGCCATTAAATAACGTAGGTGTGATGGCCTTGGATTTTAAAGGAAAAGAAGGTATCGCTACGTCTATTGGGCACTCCCCAATTTCTGGATTGATTAATCCAGTGGCCGGTAGTAGAAACTCCATAACAGAGGCGCTTACCAACATTATTTGGGCACCTTTAAAGGATGGTATTAAATCCATTTCACTATCAGCAAACTGGATGTGGCCCTGTAAAAATGAAGGCGAAGATGCCCGTTTATACGAAGCTGTTGAGGCGGTTTCAAAATTCGCCATTGATTTGGGTGTAAACGTACCAACAGGAAAAGATTCGCTTTCCATGAAACAGAAATACCCAAATGAAGAGGTTATTTCTCCAGGAACCGTTATCATTTCGGCCGCAGCTAACTGTAACGATATTACCAAGGTGGTTGAACCTGTTTTTCAAAAAAATGCTGGTAGTGTTTATTACATCAATCTCTCAAAAGACAACTTTAAATTAGGCGGGAGTTCGTTCGCACAAATTTTAAATAAAATTGGAAATGATGCGCCAAATGTTAATGATGCGACGTATGTCAAAAACGTTTTCAACACCATTCAAAATTTAATTAGAAACAAATATATTGTTGCCGGGCACGATGTTGCTTCGGGTGGCTTAATTACAACGCTTTTGGAAATGTGTTTTGCCGACAATAATTTAGGGGCTGAGTTAGATTTGTCGAAACTTAATGAAAAAGATTCCTTAAAATTATTATTTGCTGAAAATGCAGGTATTGTTATTCAAGCCAAAGATGCTTCTATTGAAAAAACGTTATCTGAAGCAAATATTGAATTTTTTAACATCGGAAAAGTTACCGAAAGTGACACCTTAAGTATCATTAACCATACTGATGTATTTACCTTGACAGTTTCAAGCTTACGTGATGTTTGGTACAAAACCTCATTCCTTTTAGACCAAAAGCAAACGGCAAATGGCTTAGCTCAAAACCGATTTGATAATTATAAAAATCAAGCTTTACAATACACGTTTCCAAAACATTTTACTGGAAAGCTACCAAGTATTGAAAGCAATCGCCCAAAAGCAGCCATACTTCGTGAAAAAGGCAGCAACTCCGAACGCGAAATGGCCAACGCCATGTACCTTGCGGGGTTTGATGTAAAAGATGTACACATGACCGATTTAATCTCTGGTCGTGAAACCTTAGAAGACATTCAGTTTTTGGGCGCTGTTGGCGGTTTTAGTAACTCAGACGTTTTAGGCTCTGCCAAAGGATGGGCCGGTGCCATTAAATACAACGAGAAAGCCAATAAAGCCATTCAAAATTTCTTTGAAAGAGAGGACACACTTTCCGTTGGTATTTGTAACGGTTGCCAATTGTTTATGGAATTGGAAGAAATTAACCCAGACCACGAGATTCATGGTAAAATGCTACACAACGACTCGCAAAAACACGAAAGTTCTTTTACATCGGTAAAAATACAAGAGAACCATTCGGTGATGCTTTCAACACTTTCAGGAAGCACATTGGGCGTTTGGATTTCGCATGGTGAGGGCAAGTTTAATTTACCTTATTCGGAAGAACGATACCATATTGTTGGTAAATATGGTTATAAGGGCTATCCGCATAACCCTAACGGTTCTGATTTCAACACGGCTATGATGTGCGATAAAACAGGACGCCATTTGGTTACTATGCCACATATTGAACGCTCCATTTTCCAATGGAATTGGGCACATTACCCAGAGGGTAGAAAAGACGAAGTTTCACCTTGGCTAGAAGCATTTGTTAATGCGCGAAAGTGGATTGAAAATAAATAA
- the ppdK gene encoding pyruvate, phosphate dikinase codes for MELLENTKAGVYRFGNKQADGNSEMKNLLGGKGANLAEMSAIGIPVPPGFTITTEICTEYNLLGEYAVIQLIKDEVEASVANIEKLMESSFGDKENPLLISVRSGARVSMPGMMDTVLNLGINDEVVLGLARKTNNEHFAWDSYRRFIQMYGGVVLGMKPASKEDIDPFEEIMEKLKVKRGIQLDTEFSVQDLKDLVFDFKEAVKKQTGHSFPSNPWDQLWGAIIAVFNSWNGDRAIYYRNLHGYPEDWGTAVNVQAMVYGNMGDKSGTGVCFTRDAGTGENVFNGEYLINAQGEDVVAGVRTPQQITKLGSQRWAELAKVDESERLEKYPSLEELMPSIYKELNGYQQKLEAHYRDMQDMEFTIQDGKLWILQTRHGKRTGAAMVKIAIDFLKEGKIDEKEALLRIEPNKLDELLHPVFDTKALKSAHIIAQGLPASPGAATGKIVFFADEANKYKSSILVRIETSPEDLEGMHIAKGILTARGGMTSHAAVVARGMGKCCVSGAGALKINYKTRTLVVDGHEYHEGDWISLNGSTGNIIEGKVATREPELTGEFAEIMTLADKYGKMKVRTNADTPSDARAARNFGAQGIGLTRTEHMFFEVDRIKAMREMILADTVKGRKNALKELLPMQREDFEGIFEAMAGLPVTIRLLDPPLHEFVPHQLATQKELADEMHIPLQAVKNKVAELEEFNPMLGHRGCRLGNTYPEITEMQTRAIIEAALNLKERNIEVIPEIMVPLVGTVKEFEAQDKIIRDTAKAIFKQRKDHVDFLVGTMIEIPRAALLADKIAEKADFFSFGTNDLTQMTFGYSRDDAGKFLPIYIEKGILKVDPFEVLDQEGVGQLVKIGIQRGRSTKPNLKIGICGEHGGEPSSVEFCYNIGMNYVSCSPFRVPIARLVSAQAALRSEV; via the coding sequence ATGGAGTTATTAGAAAACACAAAAGCTGGCGTTTACCGGTTTGGAAACAAACAAGCTGATGGGAATAGTGAAATGAAGAATCTGTTAGGAGGAAAAGGTGCTAATTTAGCCGAAATGAGTGCTATTGGAATACCGGTGCCTCCAGGGTTTACCATTACCACAGAAATTTGTACAGAATATAACTTGTTGGGAGAGTATGCAGTAATTCAGCTTATAAAAGATGAAGTTGAGGCATCTGTAGCCAACATAGAAAAATTGATGGAATCCTCTTTTGGCGACAAGGAAAACCCCTTATTGATCTCAGTTCGTTCGGGGGCAAGGGTTTCTATGCCCGGTATGATGGATACGGTTTTAAATCTTGGTATAAATGACGAAGTTGTTTTAGGTTTGGCCAGAAAGACAAACAACGAGCATTTTGCATGGGATTCTTATCGGCGTTTTATTCAAATGTATGGCGGTGTCGTTTTAGGAATGAAACCAGCTTCAAAGGAAGATATCGATCCTTTTGAAGAAATTATGGAAAAACTTAAAGTTAAACGCGGCATTCAATTAGATACCGAGTTTTCCGTTCAAGATTTAAAAGATTTAGTTTTCGATTTTAAAGAGGCTGTAAAAAAGCAAACGGGACATTCTTTTCCTTCAAATCCTTGGGATCAATTATGGGGTGCCATTATTGCCGTTTTCAATAGTTGGAATGGTGATAGGGCCATTTATTATAGAAATCTACACGGTTACCCAGAAGATTGGGGAACTGCCGTTAATGTTCAGGCTATGGTGTACGGTAATATGGGTGATAAATCGGGTACAGGTGTTTGTTTTACTCGCGATGCCGGAACCGGAGAAAATGTTTTTAATGGCGAATATTTAATTAATGCCCAAGGTGAAGATGTGGTAGCTGGTGTTAGGACGCCTCAACAAATTACTAAATTGGGGTCGCAACGTTGGGCCGAATTAGCAAAAGTAGATGAATCCGAAAGATTAGAAAAATACCCTTCCCTTGAAGAGTTGATGCCATCTATTTATAAAGAATTGAATGGCTACCAACAAAAACTAGAAGCGCATTATAGAGATATGCAGGATATGGAGTTTACTATTCAAGATGGAAAACTCTGGATTTTGCAAACAAGACATGGTAAGCGTACTGGGGCGGCTATGGTTAAAATAGCTATAGATTTTTTAAAAGAAGGCAAAATCGATGAAAAAGAAGCACTATTGCGTATAGAACCCAATAAGTTAGACGAACTTTTGCATCCTGTTTTTGATACTAAAGCGCTAAAATCAGCTCATATAATTGCTCAAGGATTACCTGCTTCTCCAGGTGCTGCAACAGGTAAGATTGTATTTTTTGCAGATGAAGCTAATAAGTATAAAAGTTCCATTTTAGTTCGTATTGAAACATCACCCGAAGATTTGGAAGGTATGCATATCGCCAAGGGTATTTTAACGGCTCGTGGCGGAATGACCTCACACGCCGCTGTTGTTGCTCGAGGTATGGGAAAATGCTGTGTGTCTGGCGCTGGAGCCTTAAAAATCAATTATAAAACACGCACTTTGGTAGTAGACGGTCATGAATACCATGAAGGCGATTGGATTTCATTAAACGGGTCAACTGGAAATATTATTGAAGGCAAAGTCGCGACCCGTGAACCTGAGTTAACCGGTGAATTTGCTGAAATCATGACATTGGCCGATAAGTATGGGAAAATGAAAGTAAGAACAAACGCAGATACACCCAGCGATGCCCGCGCAGCGCGAAATTTTGGTGCACAAGGTATAGGTTTGACAAGAACCGAACATATGTTTTTTGAAGTAGACCGGATTAAGGCTATGCGCGAAATGATTCTTGCTGACACCGTAAAAGGAAGAAAAAATGCTTTAAAAGAGTTGTTGCCCATGCAGCGCGAAGATTTTGAAGGCATTTTTGAGGCCATGGCTGGTTTACCGGTAACGATAAGATTGTTAGACCCTCCCTTACATGAGTTCGTGCCGCATCAATTAGCTACTCAAAAAGAGCTGGCCGATGAAATGCATATACCCTTGCAGGCGGTTAAAAATAAGGTAGCAGAGCTTGAGGAGTTTAATCCAATGCTTGGTCATCGGGGTTGTCGTTTGGGCAATACCTATCCCGAAATTACTGAAATGCAAACGAGAGCTATTATTGAAGCTGCTTTAAACTTAAAGGAAAGAAATATAGAGGTAATACCAGAAATAATGGTGCCTTTAGTGGGTACAGTAAAAGAATTTGAAGCCCAGGATAAAATCATCAGAGATACTGCTAAAGCTATTTTTAAGCAAAGAAAGGATCATGTAGATTTTCTGGTTGGTACTATGATCGAAATTCCTAGAGCTGCTTTATTGGCAGATAAGATTGCTGAAAAAGCCGATTTCTTTTCATTTGGAACAAATGATTTAACCCAAATGACTTTTGGCTATTCTAGAGACGATGCTGGTAAATTTTTACCAATCTATATAGAGAAGGGTATTTTAAAAGTAGATCCTTTTGAAGTTTTAGACCAAGAAGGTGTAGGGCAATTAGTTAAAATAGGAATACAACGCGGAAGGAGCACAAAACCAAATTTAAAAATAGGCATATGTGGCGAGCACGGTGGCGAGCCCAGTTCTGTAGAGTTCTGTTACAACATAGGAATGAATTATGTAAGCTGTTCGCCCTTTAGGGTGCCTATTGCCAGGCTGGTTTCTGCACAGGCTGCTTTGAGGAGCGAGGTGTAA
- a CDS encoding DUF3820 family protein → MFPDKQFLIDLAHAKMPYGKYKDRYLIDLPEYYIVWYHAKGFPKGKLGDMLRQVYELKLNGLEGIIRNVKKQYPK, encoded by the coding sequence ATGTTTCCCGATAAACAGTTTCTAATTGATTTAGCCCACGCCAAAATGCCCTATGGCAAGTATAAAGATCGATACTTAATCGATTTGCCTGAGTACTATATCGTTTGGTATCACGCAAAAGGGTTTCCTAAAGGTAAATTAGGAGATATGCTAAGGCAAGTTTATGAACTTAAACTTAATGGTTTGGAAGGTATTATCAGGAATGTTAAAAAGCAGTATCCTAAATAA
- a CDS encoding LysM peptidoglycan-binding domain-containing protein: protein MSRFFLVLVLVLVFGFSPLSAQNFSTHKVKAGETIEEISKKYYVTPFDIYKLNPDAKKGLKPNTILIIPLSKAQKPKTTIVKELQGFKEHKTRRKETMYSLSKKYGVSQDEIKKHNTFLYANTLRKGDRIQIPIYKTTEKVEVVKTTKSYTVKPKEGKWRIAYKFGISISELEALNPDMEDVLKVGEVINVPNLEAEEENIVDERYGYYKVLPKEGFYRLKLKLGLEQEEIETLNPGVKDSGLKEGMILKIPLTSVTDDFSISEKVNLVDSISDFSIKRIAVMLPFRLNRVGFDSVSDTKNSIKNDPYLNTSLDFYSGVLMAVDSLKSLGISLKVDVYDTKNEISEVSKIIRENNFNDVDAVIGPLTTKNFERASSELKRFNTPIISPIGTKLNLYDNVFQARPSDDLLKNKVLAYVKADTLAKNILIIHDTENTAISNELRREFGYAKQVLSRKNKDGKDEFFVTRDDIESVLKPGKNLVFLETQNAGFAANVTSILASLIRNGNTTIKKDGKNVQEEPREIILLTTNRNSAFEGDQINNTHLSKLQFHFATGSKDYNENENKLFLKKYSKLYNITPNNKAVKGFDLTMDVVLRLVSSPDLYMSVKNTPLTEYIENKFGYKKKLLGGYYNDATYLVKYDNLSIVEVN, encoded by the coding sequence ATGAGTAGATTCTTCTTAGTTTTAGTTCTAGTTTTAGTATTTGGTTTTTCACCCTTAAGTGCACAAAATTTTAGTACCCATAAAGTAAAAGCAGGAGAAACGATAGAAGAAATATCAAAAAAATATTACGTTACACCTTTTGATATTTATAAACTTAACCCAGATGCCAAAAAAGGTTTAAAGCCCAATACGATTCTTATCATTCCTTTGTCTAAGGCACAAAAGCCTAAAACTACCATTGTTAAAGAGCTTCAAGGTTTTAAAGAACATAAAACCAGACGCAAGGAAACCATGTACAGCCTTTCAAAAAAGTATGGTGTTTCGCAAGATGAAATAAAAAAGCACAATACATTTTTGTATGCCAATACTCTGCGTAAGGGCGACAGGATTCAAATTCCAATTTATAAAACTACCGAAAAGGTTGAAGTCGTTAAAACCACAAAGTCTTATACTGTAAAGCCCAAAGAGGGTAAGTGGCGTATTGCTTATAAATTTGGTATTTCAATTAGCGAGTTGGAAGCCCTTAACCCAGATATGGAAGATGTTTTAAAGGTTGGTGAGGTTATTAATGTGCCAAATTTAGAGGCAGAAGAAGAAAACATTGTAGATGAAAGGTACGGTTACTATAAAGTTTTACCAAAAGAAGGGTTTTATAGGTTAAAATTGAAATTAGGCCTAGAGCAAGAAGAAATAGAAACCTTAAATCCGGGTGTTAAAGATAGCGGGTTGAAAGAAGGAATGATTTTAAAAATACCACTAACAAGCGTAACTGATGATTTTTCGATATCAGAAAAAGTTAATTTAGTTGATAGTATTTCCGATTTTAGCATTAAACGTATTGCTGTTATGTTGCCGTTTAGATTAAATCGTGTAGGGTTTGATTCGGTCTCAGATACGAAAAACAGCATTAAAAATGATCCCTATTTAAATACGTCTTTAGATTTTTATTCGGGTGTTTTGATGGCGGTCGATTCCTTAAAATCATTAGGTATTTCCCTTAAAGTTGATGTTTATGATACAAAAAACGAAATAAGCGAAGTTTCAAAAATAATACGTGAAAACAACTTTAATGATGTTGATGCCGTTATAGGGCCGCTAACAACCAAAAATTTTGAAAGGGCCTCTTCAGAACTCAAGAGATTCAATACGCCTATAATATCTCCAATCGGAACAAAGTTAAATTTGTATGATAATGTGTTTCAAGCGAGACCATCTGATGATTTGTTAAAAAATAAAGTATTAGCTTATGTAAAAGCTGATACACTGGCAAAAAATATATTGATTATTCACGATACAGAAAACACGGCTATTTCTAATGAGCTGAGACGTGAATTTGGATATGCAAAACAAGTCTTGTCTAGAAAAAACAAAGACGGAAAAGACGAGTTTTTCGTTACTAGGGATGATATTGAAAGTGTTTTAAAACCTGGTAAAAATTTAGTGTTTCTAGAAACTCAAAATGCAGGTTTTGCGGCTAATGTAACCAGTATTTTGGCTTCGTTAATTAGAAACGGTAATACAACAATAAAAAAGGATGGTAAAAATGTTCAAGAAGAACCAAGAGAAATTATATTGCTTACCACAAACCGAAACTCGGCCTTTGAAGGCGACCAAATAAACAACACGCATTTATCTAAGCTTCAGTTTCATTTTGCAACAGGGTCAAAAGATTACAACGAAAACGAAAACAAATTGTTTTTAAAAAAGTACAGTAAATTATATAACATCACTCCCAATAATAAAGCGGTTAAAGGCTTTGATTTAACAATGGACGTGGTTTTACGATTGGTATCTTCTCCCGATTTATACATGTCCGTTAAAAACACACCGTTAACCGAGTACATCGAAAACAAATTTGGTTACAAGAAGAAGCTTTTAGGAGGGTATTATAACGATGCAACTTATCTTGTAAAGTATGATAATTTATCTATAGTTGAGGTAAATTAA
- the guaA gene encoding glutamine-hydrolyzing GMP synthase: MQHDKVLILDFGSQYTQLIARRVRELNIYSEIHPFNKIPENIKDYKAVILSGSPTSVRGEAALHPDLSGIRGEKPILAVCYGAQYLAHFSGGEVAPSNTREYGRANLSFIKSNEPFFAHIHTGSQVWMSHSDTIKQLPTKGVLIASTHDVENAAYRIDGEETYAIQFHPEVYHSTDGKQLLENFLVNIAGVHQDWTPQSFVEETVEAIQEKVGDGKVVLGLSGGVDSTVAAVLLNKAIGKNLYCIFVNNGLLRKNEFESVLNQYKGMGLNVKGVDASSRFLDALKGIEDPELKRKAIGNAFIEVFDDEAHKLKDVEWLAQGTIYPDVIESVSATGGPSATIKSHHNVGGLPDFMKLKIVEPLRAIFKDEVRRVGATLGIDPELLGRHPFPGPGLGIRILGDITAEKVRILQEVDAIFINGLKEWGLYDKVWQAGAMLLPVNSVGVMGDERTYEKCVALRAVESTDGMTADWVNLPYEFLQKTSNDIINRVKGVNRVVYDISSKPPATIEWE, encoded by the coding sequence ATGCAACACGATAAAGTACTAATTTTAGACTTCGGATCGCAATACACACAGCTTATTGCCCGTAGAGTTAGAGAACTCAATATTTATTCCGAAATACACCCGTTCAACAAGATTCCAGAAAATATAAAAGATTACAAGGCCGTAATTTTATCAGGTAGCCCAACCTCAGTTCGAGGTGAAGCCGCTTTACATCCCGATTTAAGTGGAATAAGAGGTGAAAAACCAATATTGGCCGTTTGTTACGGAGCGCAATATTTGGCCCATTTTTCAGGTGGTGAAGTAGCGCCCTCGAATACACGAGAGTATGGACGTGCAAATTTATCATTTATAAAAAGCAATGAGCCATTTTTTGCTCATATCCACACGGGAAGTCAAGTTTGGATGAGCCATAGTGATACTATTAAACAATTGCCAACCAAGGGCGTTTTAATTGCTAGCACACACGATGTAGAAAATGCAGCATATAGAATTGATGGCGAAGAAACATATGCTATTCAATTTCATCCTGAGGTTTACCATTCTACTGACGGAAAGCAATTATTGGAAAACTTCCTAGTAAATATTGCAGGGGTTCACCAAGACTGGACACCCCAATCTTTTGTTGAAGAAACCGTTGAGGCCATTCAAGAAAAAGTAGGAGACGGGAAGGTAGTTTTAGGGCTTTCCGGTGGAGTAGATTCAACTGTTGCAGCCGTGCTTTTAAATAAAGCTATAGGTAAAAACCTGTACTGTATTTTTGTTAATAATGGTTTGCTTCGTAAAAATGAATTTGAAAGCGTACTGAACCAATATAAAGGTATGGGACTTAACGTTAAAGGCGTTGATGCTTCCAGTAGATTCCTTGACGCTTTAAAAGGCATTGAAGACCCTGAACTAAAACGAAAAGCTATTGGTAATGCCTTTATAGAAGTATTTGATGATGAGGCTCACAAATTAAAAGACGTTGAATGGTTAGCACAAGGAACCATTTACCCCGATGTGATTGAAAGTGTTTCTGCTACAGGTGGGCCTTCAGCAACTATTAAAAGTCATCATAATGTTGGTGGTTTGCCAGATTTTATGAAATTAAAAATAGTGGAGCCACTTCGTGCTATATTTAAGGATGAAGTAAGACGTGTGGGAGCCACTTTGGGTATAGACCCCGAATTGCTAGGGCGTCATCCGTTTCCTGGCCCTGGTTTAGGTATTCGTATTTTGGGCGACATCACAGCCGAAAAAGTTAGAATCCTGCAAGAAGTAGATGCTATTTTTATTAACGGTTTGAAGGAGTGGGGGCTCTACGATAAGGTATGGCAAGCCGGCGCCATGCTGCTACCTGTAAATAGCGTTGGTGTAATGGGAGATGAACGTACCTATGAAAAATGTGTGGCACTCAGAGCTGTTGAAAGTACTGATGGAATGACGGCGGATTGGGTGAATTTACCTTACGAATTTCTTCAAAAAACATCTAACGATATAATAAACAGGGTAAAAGGCGTTAATAGGGTAGTTTACGATATTAGTTCAAAACCACCGGCAACTATTGAGTGGGAATAA